CGTTGGCAGCGCGATGGACCTCGATCTTGTGGTGCGGATCGCGCTTGAAGCCCTCGATGACGACGAGGTCGACCCGCGCCATTTTCGCCAGCAGTTCCGGCAGCCTCGGCTCGCCGGCGCCGCGCAGCTCGTGCATCAGGGCCCAGCGCCGGGTCGAGGACACCAGAACCTCGGTCGCCCCGGACTCGCGGTGCCGCCACGAGTCCTTGCCGGGCACGTCGACATCGAAGGCATGATGGGCGTGCTTGATGACGGAAACGCGCAGGCCGTTTTTGAGCAA
The Bradyrhizobium sp. KBS0727 genome window above contains:
- the mobB gene encoding molybdopterin-guanine dinucleotide biosynthesis protein B; its protein translation is MKVIGLAGWSGAGKTTLLTRVIPLLLKNGLRVSVIKHAHHAFDVDVPGKDSWRHRESGATEVLVSSTRRWALMHELRGAGEPRLPELLAKMARVDLVVIEGFKRDPHHKIEVHRAANAKPLLFPDDPGVVGIATDTAVETTLPTAHLDDIEAIAAMMQRSAMPVDDLLAKSEAEG